TCAGCTCTTCTTTGGTGATGACGAAGTCCTTGCGGTTGAAGTCGGTGAACGAGTAGATGCCAGAGTCCATGCGGATGGCATCCACCGGGCACGCTTCGACGCACATCCCGCAGAAGACGCACTCCAGCAGGTCGATGTCGAAGCGCGCGGGCGCCTTCTCGACCGTGGGGTCCGTGACCTCTTCGGCGACAATGTGAATGCACTCGGCCGGGCAGGCCGTGGCGCACATGTAGCACGCCACGCAGCGAACCGAACC
Above is a window of bacterium DNA encoding:
- a CDS encoding NADH-quinone oxidoreductase subunit I, which translates into the protein MSIKIERPSTDIKEDIYLLAIIKGLGITFKHLVSSIFKPRKLPIVEYPEQQKQFPAGYRGKHRLTKREDGSVRCVACYMCATACPAECIHIVAEEVTDPTVEKAPARFDIDLLECVFCGMCVEACPVDAIRMDSGIYSFTDFNRKDFVITKEELMAVKPQGMPD